One Myxococcales bacterium DNA window includes the following coding sequences:
- a CDS encoding TolC family protein, with the protein MRNTVIRTSVVTATALMGLATVLALGCATASERVALAQLDDWVARRPVEQVNSVLPAEPGLADLERFAFESSPILRAAYERWRSQVSAIALVRALPDPTLGLGIFAREVETRVGPQQARFAFEQRIPWLSKLSLAGDARALAAQTAFAEAESLRLDLRVQIRSIWGELYFLGKRIEITSDNVELVRQWERSARARYTSSLLSYRDIARAQIELGILEDDLTRLHKRRRPLVTRLLALVGADLRSPVSIPEELQEIAPLPPDEELRTRLQEQNPELVALSHRADSARIEVDRARTRYLPDFRVGLAYTLIGESEAAMPPADSGKDAVVPQLGFSVPIWWGAYAAGVESAAASQRAAIQDVRGHRLALEAELDDVLFNLRDAQRRQVLYRDEIVPKSRENLESTTASYRSGRAALIDLIDAQRTLLEFALALERARSDAFIAAARVRALVGGV; encoded by the coding sequence ATGCGAAACACGGTAATCCGGACATCAGTCGTCACCGCCACCGCGCTCATGGGTTTGGCCACTGTCCTGGCGCTTGGCTGTGCGACCGCCAGCGAGCGCGTGGCCTTGGCACAGCTCGACGACTGGGTGGCGCGAAGGCCTGTTGAGCAAGTCAACTCCGTGCTGCCCGCCGAGCCCGGGCTGGCAGACCTCGAGCGATTCGCGTTCGAGAGCTCACCAATTCTGCGCGCGGCCTACGAACGCTGGCGCAGCCAGGTGAGCGCGATCGCGCTCGTGCGAGCGCTGCCCGATCCGACCCTCGGTCTCGGCATCTTCGCCCGGGAGGTCGAAACCCGCGTGGGGCCGCAGCAGGCCCGATTCGCGTTCGAGCAGCGGATACCGTGGCTTTCCAAGCTCAGCCTAGCCGGCGATGCACGTGCGCTGGCCGCGCAGACAGCCTTTGCCGAAGCCGAGTCCCTGCGCCTGGATCTTCGGGTCCAGATCCGGTCGATCTGGGGCGAGCTCTACTTCCTCGGCAAGCGGATTGAAATCACCAGCGACAACGTGGAACTCGTTCGTCAGTGGGAACGATCGGCGCGCGCGCGGTATACGTCATCGCTGCTCAGTTATCGCGATATTGCCCGCGCCCAGATCGAGCTGGGGATTCTTGAGGACGACCTCACCCGACTCCACAAGCGCCGCCGCCCACTCGTAACGCGACTGCTCGCGCTCGTCGGGGCGGATCTCAGGTCCCCGGTCTCGATTCCCGAAGAGCTTCAAGAGATCGCTCCTCTGCCTCCCGATGAGGAGCTGCGTACCCGTCTGCAGGAGCAAAATCCCGAGTTGGTGGCGCTGAGCCACCGCGCCGATAGTGCGCGCATCGAGGTCGATCGTGCCCGCACCCGTTACCTGCCAGATTTTCGTGTCGGCCTTGCGTACACGTTGATAGGTGAAAGTGAAGCAGCCATGCCCCCTGCGGACAGCGGGAAGGACGCGGTCGTGCCGCAGCTTGGCTTTTCGGTGCCGATCTGGTGGGGAGCCTACGCAGCGGGTGTCGAATCGGCAGCCGCGAGCCAGCGCGCTGCAATCCAGGATGTACGTGGTCACCGCCTCGCGCTCGAAGCAGAGCTCGACGACGTCCTCTTCAATCTGCGCGACGCACAGCGCCGCCAAGTACTCTATCGGGACGAAATTGTGCCCAAGTCGCGCGAGAACCTGGAAAGCACAACGGCGAGCTACCGCAGCGGACGGGCTGCCTTGATCGATCTCATCGACGCCCAACGGACGCTGCTGGAATTTGCTTTGGCGCTCGAGCGTGCTCGGTCCGATGCCTTCATCGCCGCGGCGAGGGTCCGTGCCCTCGTCGGAGGAGTTTGA
- a CDS encoding NAD-dependent epimerase/dehydratase family protein, with protein MKNVLIDGVSSPLANRLAELLSHRPEIERLVGVEPAMNSNWPQEIELVAFESDHRRQLKHLRDYEIDTVIQCNLAPDRTGACCKPSAADVIGTMRLGAAVGHAKSPVRSWVVLSSSAVYPVNSTRPLLNHEASKTVADEVASDTSIVEAEEYASAVARRVSHLNVAILRLQELIGKDVRGPLSAHFDLELVPAVIGHDPVLQFLHIGDAVDAVIFAADRELAGIYNVASRGVIRFSDFLCSIHRRSIWLPPIEAGPLAPIAESLGLPHIANGLLARLRFGHAIDTHKLESAGFKPSADQLDCAAVLRR; from the coding sequence GCCCAGAGATTGAGCGTCTGGTGGGAGTCGAGCCTGCAATGAATTCGAACTGGCCCCAGGAGATCGAGTTGGTCGCGTTCGAGTCCGACCACCGACGACAGCTCAAGCACCTCCGAGACTACGAAATTGACACGGTGATCCAGTGCAACCTGGCCCCGGATCGTACCGGCGCCTGTTGCAAACCCAGTGCGGCTGATGTCATCGGGACCATGCGATTGGGAGCGGCCGTTGGCCATGCGAAGTCCCCAGTTCGGTCCTGGGTCGTTCTTTCATCGAGCGCGGTGTATCCGGTGAACAGCACGAGACCGCTGCTAAACCACGAGGCTAGCAAAACAGTGGCCGACGAAGTGGCGTCCGATACTTCAATAGTCGAAGCAGAAGAGTACGCTTCGGCCGTAGCACGCCGTGTCTCGCACTTGAACGTGGCGATTCTGCGCCTTCAGGAATTGATCGGCAAAGACGTACGCGGACCGCTTTCGGCGCATTTTGATCTGGAACTGGTGCCGGCGGTCATCGGCCATGACCCGGTCCTCCAGTTCCTGCACATCGGGGACGCGGTGGACGCGGTGATCTTTGCGGCCGACCGCGAATTGGCGGGGATCTACAACGTGGCTTCGCGAGGCGTGATCCGCTTCAGCGATTTTCTATGCAGCATCCACCGCAGGAGCATTTGGCTGCCACCGATTGAAGCCGGCCCTCTTGCCCCGATCGCCGAGTCGCTTGGACTTCCGCACATCGCCAATGGTCTGCTTGCCCGGCTTCGCTTCGGTCACGCCATCGATACCCACAAGCTCGAGTCCGCAGGTTTCAAGCCCAGTGCCGATCAATTGGATTGCGCTGCAGTGCTACGGCGTTAA